The Pristiophorus japonicus isolate sPriJap1 chromosome 2, sPriJap1.hap1, whole genome shotgun sequence DNA segment TTAATCCTCTGATTCATTTCAACAGGTTATTCATCACAAAAAAATGAAACAACTACATCAATGATTCATGCAACCCAGTCTGCTCAAACTGCAAAAGACACATTTGTTCCATTATCTACAGCAATTACACAGCTCTGTACCAACAACAGTCTGACATTACAAGCAAGTAAACAAGCGTCACCAACAATTTCACAAAATACATCAGCAAAGATTCGGAAAGATGTCCAGAAAGGAAATGTTGCAAGCACCAAGGCCACTAACACAAAGACGAATAAACATCTGTGGAACAGAACCGAAAGTTCCACATATATGTTGATCTCATCACCATCTACTAAAAATATTTCGAAGACCACCTCAGTCAGCAACAAAGTAATGTTGATGATTGTGCTCCCAATTCTGGGTCTTGCTCTGGTTGGTTTAATGATTGCCTTCCTGGTAAATCGTACTCATGGGAAAAAACAACGTAAGCAAGAACATTTTGTTTTACTGATTTGCTCAAACAGGGTTAGTACAATAGTGTTGTACTTAAAAGAAGAAATAACAAGGAGGCAACAAAATAGTTGGCCTTCGAAGAAGAAAATGTCATGTTGTGCAGTAAGAGGTGCTGTTCTGAGGTTGGGGTTCAGGCACAATGGAGGTAATTGATTTTACGTTCCACTGAAGTCAATAAAAATTGGGCGGGGTGTACAAAGTAGCAGCCGATCCGATCCCGCCAGTTTCCAGTCCAGTGGGTTGGTTTAAAATGACCCCCAATGCCAGGGCAGAATGGATGCAACTTTACTCCCATCGTTCCTTACGCATCCTCCACCTGCAAGCAATTTCATGGGAGATCCACTAGAATGAAGGAAAAATGAATCACATTTTGATTTACCTATTTGAACAAACTTGGTACAATAGCATTTTTTAAATAAGAAATGTGGACTCTCACATTAATGTTAGCATAATAGCTTTTGAATTTTAACTGCAGTGCCCTTTAAGTACACTTAGAAACCCCAAATTTAACTGGGGGGCAATGATGAGTGAGGGGCCAGCAGGGTGAGCCACAGGCTCACCAACGTGAGGCCAAGGCCATTTTAACTCCCGGGTCTGAGTTAAATATTCCAGAGCCAATTCCCGACTGAATCCGGCATCAATGGCGTCGGACCAGCAAGCCCAGCAGAAGGTTGGGGCCATGAACCTGCAGTAATGGTGCCCGGCAGTCAGATGTGTTAGGGAGAGGTAGGCGATTGCTGTCGGGGAAGGGAATCCTTGGGCTCCAGGTTTAATTGTGGGGCTAGGAGGAGCTCTGCCGTCCctgctggcccacaaggaaaccttaaaaaaaaaatgacttcggggttgaaattcggtaccgccgtttttgaggcggtattGCCGCCtgtgtgctgattttaccgccaggcgttaggtgcaggctcaaattGCCAAATTCAGTTCTTAAGCCAAAGATGAGAGGGCAGCgttaaaaagtggcattgcacactcattctcgggtGGAAGCTCAGGGGGGCTCCTCAATTTTGCAACGGGAGGCTGCCACCATGCTaggaaaaaaaacagaaagaaaAGGGAAGGAAAAAAACCCAACTAAAACTTTTCCGAACCATACACACACTTCCCCAATCTTAAAACTAAtgcaaacatgcagaaataaatgaagaaaaaaaaacataccttcctttctgggcgattccgccTGAGAACCActctttaaccaccacttttttctGGCTGTATGGCCGCCTGCTGGTACGGCAGCCATACATAGTAAATATCAGGACAGAGGCATCAAGGAGGCGTTGtatgctggatgacgtcaccatgcGGGTGGCGTTAGCCAGAACAGCGTTGCCTCTTGGCCCCTCTGCCAAAGAGCCTACTCAATTTTAGCCGGGGCGTGGACAGCGCTTAACGACGACAGTAGGCCTTTGCAGCCCATTTGCCACCTATCGCCGGCAGTAACGGATGGCATCCACAACCAAATTTCGACCTCTTTGTTTTTTGGCCCTTTTCTGTACCAGCTGGTTTGTGCCTGCTGCTTCTGATGAAGCCGGCACCAGAAGCTGAACACAGCTGTCCTGTTTAAAAATATAGCCAAGGtctgaatgacatcatcagactccgACTGTTGAATTTCAATGAGGCCCTTGCCTGCCAGATGCGAGGCACTTGCTGACTGGCCAGTTTGCGCCTGTTAAAATGGCGTGTGACATGAGGCTAGCAAGGATCAGGTGAGTAGGTCACCAAAAGTATTTTAACTCCCACCACATCCCATTCTCATTGGGCATGAAGAGTTAAAATCGGGCTATATAATTTAAAATAATAGTTGAAAGACTGACTCATTGTCATGGGAACTGTTGCTAAGATTTCTTGCAAATCTCGGAAGATGCAGTTGTTTATATTAATTAATTGAATATACAACACAATAAATATTACATAGTTCACAATCATTTAATGTAGACAGAAGAAAACAACTCATTATGAAAAGATCGCAAAGCGATTGAGAGCAAAATATACAACAAGCGCTTGATAAAGAGACACCTGGGGCCTCAGCAGCCAATCTgtcccagatcattatttattaagAAAGGTTTTAACCAGCACTCCCCACAGTTTGCCAACTGCAGCTTTTTGTTCTTGAATGCTAAAAAGAATCCACTCAAAAGTTTTCAATCTACATCTCTCTCCAGCCACAATTTGACATCATGAAAACTCTTGCTGCTTCAGAGCGCTAACTTCTGAGCAATCAGGCGACCAAGAGCTACATTTGGTCGATATATTCTACAGAATCCTCCTCGGCCACAATCCCATGGATAAATGGGAATATAAATCTTGCAAAGCTTTGATTAAAATGTCAATGACTGATTAGAATCGGCTCTAAAATCTGCAGGATACTAACAGCTCTAACAACCGTAGTCAGTTATTCCCAAGCTTGTTACCCTCCCCTGTGCATAACAAAACCCTCTTCAGTTGAATTATTACAGACTGTCCCACCTATTCCATCACGAGTATTTTTTCATCTCATTTCCATATTAAAGCACTTTTCCTATAACTGTTTCTGAACATCACTGGACAGATGCGAGTTATCATTTTAAAAAGCACAGAGTAGATCAGTGGAACCATGTGTCAGTGTGCTGCCTGTTTGACGAGCTGCGGGACCTGCAAATGTAATCCGCCTGGCCTCAAATGAGATTTGAATTCAGTCTTCCTTCAGACTCTAATTTGCTGATCTTGTGTGAATTGATCAGGCGAACACTGAGCATTGGGTAAAGTAGACAGCCAATAGAATGGAGGAATATCAGTGAGAGTTCTGACTTAGATTTAATTTCAGTAATGTCCACCAACCAGAGACCAGCTGTGGCGACATCTGTCATCAACTGCCTCTCTTTTCATTGGTGTCTAGAAAGGGGGACAGTGGGAGCAAAGTTtgttttttatctttttttttggaGAATTTTGCACTTATCAACTTGAAGCATGTCAATTACAGAACAGTAGAATATTTCTTCATTCTGGGTACCCATTGTTATTACTGAACACTTCAAGTCAGGTAAAACACACATCTGATGTGGAGCAAAGCTCCCCCTTGTCTGCCCAGCCAAAACGCTTTAACCTTAGAAGAGAACTTACCTACCATTGCAATCTGCAATGTTGTGTTTCCCACCTTAGCTATATTACAACctttctgagtgagattgccagtTTAGCACACTTGTGCTGAATTATGGCCAGTTTTGTATTGTGGACCTGCATCCATCAATAACTAGATGAAGATTGCCCAAGTTTCATTCAGATAGGACCCTAACTGCCAACATGAAATGACAGTGTAGTCACTCACTGTACTACCTGCTTCCCCATTTTAAAGACACAACAcgaagggcccaaatttgcccaggagttgcagttttttttttggagcaacttgatttttctgatgtatcttaaaaatccccattctgcacgtttaatttgcgccagtgtaagtgaattgggatttttttttagtttagtttttttccaaaaggggccgttaccagccattttggccatttaagccagtttggacagttaatagttgctccaaactagcttaggccagcgtatgtggccacttgtggccgcacagaaaacccttgcggacagttaagaaatcagcgcaggaagccagagatagggagggaaagggaagcggagaggaacttgcaaagcactaaacaccttcacagcaacattcaagaagcataaaaaccatcaacaataaataaaaaataaaacttaagtcctaacacagcccccgagggacttgacttctctccgagggactggacttcactTCTCTGAGGAACTGGACTTGGCTTCTCTCcaagggacttgacttctctccaagggacttgacttctccgagggacttgacttttctccgagggacttgacttctccgagggacttgacttttctccgagggacttgacttctccgAGGGAtttgacttctccgagggacttcacttctctctgagggacttcccttctctccgagggactggacttttcTCCAGGGAAGACAGCTGCCGGCCTCTGCAGCAGGcaacttggccggggataggggcggggaACATCGGGTTGTCCCTTCGGACAGGGATAAGGGCGGCGAGCATTGGGTCACGCTtacagcctgcag contains these protein-coding regions:
- the tmem154 gene encoding transmembrane protein 154 translates to MNTLYKGNMNQRYSRLYLILTVALSFSGNSYSSQKNETTTSMIHATQSAQTAKDTFVPLSTAITQLCTNNSLTLQASKQASPTISQNTSAKIRKDVQKGNVASTKATNTKTNKHLWNRTESSTYMLISSPSTKNISKTTSVSNKVMLMIVLPILGLALVGLMIAFLVNRTHGKKQPLNDDVNSENPASPIFEEDIASVMEVEMEELDRWMGSMKIMSQEESLPDVGEDKVLKPKSSDPDETFLQVN